From the Chitinolyticbacter meiyuanensis genome, one window contains:
- a CDS encoding IS3 family transposase, with product MPPARFLRSQLLSLAQQVRWHERLRRQAAQGTRGRECSAQAHAGQFDARKRGHQGSTAKKVVTAPTRRELVRFLAGRGLSERWALRIARMSPSALRYRPKPDRNGMLRQRIVELAQRHRRYGAGMIYLKLRQSGWAVNHKRVERLYALAGLQVRRRKRKKVPPSERQPLIRPQVANAVWSMDFVFDRTAEGRVIKCLTVVDDATHEAIAVIPERAISGEILTRQLDRLAVSRGLPQVIRTDNGKEFCGRAMLHWAYRRGITLRQIEPGKPNQNAYIESFNGRLRDECLNEHWFTSLAHARVVIEAWRREYNEERPKKALGGLTPSAYARQLARKKPVISGAGL from the coding sequence GTGCCGCCGGCACGGTTTCTCCGAAGCCAGTTACTATCTCTGGCGCAGCAAGTTCGGTGGCATGAGCGTCTCCGACGCCAAGCGGCTCAAGGAACTCGAGGCCGAGAATGCTCGGCTCAAGCGCATGCTGGCCAATTCGATGCTCGAAAACGAGGTCATCAAGGAAGCACTGCAAAAAAAGTGGTGACCGCACCAACGCGACGCGAGCTGGTGCGGTTCCTCGCCGGACGGGGTCTGAGTGAGCGCTGGGCGTTGCGCATCGCCCGAATGAGTCCGAGCGCCTTGCGCTACCGGCCCAAGCCGGATCGGAACGGCATGTTACGGCAGCGGATCGTCGAACTGGCGCAGCGCCATCGTCGCTACGGTGCAGGGATGATCTATCTGAAGCTGCGCCAGAGCGGCTGGGCAGTGAACCACAAGCGGGTAGAACGGCTATATGCACTGGCCGGGCTGCAAGTGCGGCGACGCAAGCGCAAGAAGGTGCCGCCATCGGAGCGGCAGCCGCTGATCCGGCCGCAGGTCGCCAATGCGGTCTGGTCGATGGACTTCGTGTTTGATCGCACGGCCGAAGGACGAGTGATCAAATGCCTGACCGTTGTCGACGATGCCACGCATGAAGCCATTGCGGTGATCCCGGAGCGAGCCATCAGTGGCGAAATTCTGACGCGGCAACTGGATCGATTAGCGGTCTCACGCGGCTTGCCGCAGGTGATTCGCACTGACAACGGCAAGGAGTTCTGCGGTCGAGCGATGCTGCACTGGGCGTACCGGCGCGGCATCACGCTGCGGCAGATTGAACCGGGCAAACCGAACCAGAACGCTTACATCGAATCATTCAATGGCCGGCTGCGGGACGAATGTCTGAACGAGCACTGGTTCACCAGCTTGGCGCATGCGCGGGTGGTGATCGAAGCCTGGCGACGGGAATACAACGAGGAGCGGCCGAAGAAGGCGTTGGGCGGGCTGACGCCATCGGCCTATGCCCGGCAGCTAGCGAGGAAGAAACCGGTAATATCGGGGGCCGGACTCTAA
- a CDS encoding antA/AntB antirepressor family protein: MAAQDLIPVFTGPIQDQPQLLCDARALHAYLQVRRDFATWIKDRIKQYGFVEATSPPHE, encoded by the coding sequence ATGGCTGCTCAAGACCTTATCCCGGTGTTCACCGGGCCGATCCAGGATCAACCACAACTGCTCTGCGATGCGCGTGCGCTGCACGCCTATCTACAGGTGCGCCGCGACTTTGCCACGTGGATCAAGGACCGCATCAAGCAGTACGGATTCGTCGAAGCGACGTCACCCCCTCATGAATAG